One part of the Rutidosis leptorrhynchoides isolate AG116_Rl617_1_P2 chromosome 1, CSIRO_AGI_Rlap_v1, whole genome shotgun sequence genome encodes these proteins:
- the LOC139886558 gene encoding uncharacterized protein isoform X1 encodes MTTTHYTPDQVSTTIDSVVSSPRSDRGNTSIDGSRVYDDTTTQARVRFMCSFGGKILPRPHDNQLRYVGGDTRIVTVLRHNTTFASLSNKLSKLSGTTDICVKYQLPNEDLDALITVTGDEDVENMMDEYDRLAHNHKTARLRIFLFPTDASLSRASSISSLLDGSVKREHWFLDALNGGASLERGRSEVSSIVSEVPDYLFGLDHQDEPKPKTRLNDNVSVSDPGSPAPRISSPYCSTSSSLGPAMAPAVPNLRPVRTKIENPVPVVSSPKETVTEHFGEPIDPTIIKQTDYPGQPIYYVRRTSSPVPMQEMPVYYMQPGPPGSMPQENIPVQNVHIRGQYGQQFMAPPSQMIHTQMQNMGQVYSGMRPVSGGESYDMSGRILAGQGQPVHYGPRYVGVQGYPGMVLSGTEEIKQPGPEIKMGRPPQ; translated from the exons ATGACCACCACGCACTACACGCCGGACCAAGTTTCCACCACAATCGACTCGGTGGTTTCTTCGCCACGCTCCGATCGAGGGAACACATCTATAGATGGTAGCCGTGTTTATGATGACACAACCACACAAGCTCGGGTCCGGTTTATGTGTAGTTTTGGAGGAAAAATATTACCACGTCCACATGATAACCAACTCCGTTATGTTGGTGGTGATACCAGAATTGTCACCGTTCTCCGCCACAACACCACTTTTGCTTCATTAAGCAACAAACTATCCAAGCTTTCTG GTACAACTGATATATGTGTGAAGTACCAACTACCAAACGAAGACTTAGATGCGTTAATCACAGTCACAGGTGATGAAGACGTGGAAAACATGATGGATGAATATGACCGTTTGGCTCATAATCACAAAACGGCTCGGCTCCGTATTTTTCTCTTTCCAACTGACGCGTCACTCTCACGAGCCAGTAGTATTAGCTCCTTGCTCGACGGCTCAGTTAAGCGCGAACACTGGTTCCTTGACGCGCTTAACGGTGGTGCTAGTTTAGAGCGTGGTCGCTCTGAAGTTTCGTCAATTGTTTCTGAAGTACCTGATTATTTATTCGGGTTGGACCATCAAGATGAGCCCAAGCCCAAAACCCGACTTAATGataatgtctcggtttcggatccTGGATCACCAGCTCCAAGGATATCTTCTCCTTATTGCTCAACTTCATCGTCGCTGGGGCCTGCAATGGCTCCCGCGGTTCCAAACCTTCGGCCCGTTAGAACTAAAATTGAAAACCCCGTTCCGGTTGTAAGTTCGCCGAAAGAAACGGTTACTGAGCATTTTGGTGAGCCTATTGATCCGACAATTATCAAGCAAACAGACTATCCGGGTCAACCCATTTACTATGTACGCCGGACATCCTCGCCAGTACCAATGCAGGAAATGCCAGTTTATTATATGCAGCCTGGCCCCCCGGGTTCAATGCCCCAAGAAAATATTCCAGTTCAAAATGTGCATATTCGGGGTCAATATGGTCAACAGTTTATGGCACCTCCGAGTCAAATGATTCACACTCAAATGCAGAATATGGGTCAAGTGTACTCGGGTATGAGGCCCGTTTCAGGTGGGGAGTCATATGATATGTCAGGTAGAATCCTTGCTGGCCAAGGTCAGCCCGTTCATTATGGACCCCGATATGTTGGAGTTCAAGGATATCCAGGTATGGTTTTATCGGGTACCGAAGAAATAAAGCAACCCGGACCTGAAATCAAGATGGGCAGGCCTCCTCAATGA
- the LOC139886558 gene encoding uncharacterized protein isoform X2, whose protein sequence is MTTTHYTPDQVSTTIDSVVSSPRSDRGNTSIDGSRVYDDTTTQARVRFMCSFGGKILPRPHDNQLRYVGGDTRIVTVLRHNTTFASLSNKLSKLSVTGDEDVENMMDEYDRLAHNHKTARLRIFLFPTDASLSRASSISSLLDGSVKREHWFLDALNGGASLERGRSEVSSIVSEVPDYLFGLDHQDEPKPKTRLNDNVSVSDPGSPAPRISSPYCSTSSSLGPAMAPAVPNLRPVRTKIENPVPVVSSPKETVTEHFGEPIDPTIIKQTDYPGQPIYYVRRTSSPVPMQEMPVYYMQPGPPGSMPQENIPVQNVHIRGQYGQQFMAPPSQMIHTQMQNMGQVYSGMRPVSGGESYDMSGRILAGQGQPVHYGPRYVGVQGYPGMVLSGTEEIKQPGPEIKMGRPPQ, encoded by the exons ATGACCACCACGCACTACACGCCGGACCAAGTTTCCACCACAATCGACTCGGTGGTTTCTTCGCCACGCTCCGATCGAGGGAACACATCTATAGATGGTAGCCGTGTTTATGATGACACAACCACACAAGCTCGGGTCCGGTTTATGTGTAGTTTTGGAGGAAAAATATTACCACGTCCACATGATAACCAACTCCGTTATGTTGGTGGTGATACCAGAATTGTCACCGTTCTCCGCCACAACACCACTTTTGCTTCATTAAGCAACAAACTATCCAAGCTTTCTG TCACAGGTGATGAAGACGTGGAAAACATGATGGATGAATATGACCGTTTGGCTCATAATCACAAAACGGCTCGGCTCCGTATTTTTCTCTTTCCAACTGACGCGTCACTCTCACGAGCCAGTAGTATTAGCTCCTTGCTCGACGGCTCAGTTAAGCGCGAACACTGGTTCCTTGACGCGCTTAACGGTGGTGCTAGTTTAGAGCGTGGTCGCTCTGAAGTTTCGTCAATTGTTTCTGAAGTACCTGATTATTTATTCGGGTTGGACCATCAAGATGAGCCCAAGCCCAAAACCCGACTTAATGataatgtctcggtttcggatccTGGATCACCAGCTCCAAGGATATCTTCTCCTTATTGCTCAACTTCATCGTCGCTGGGGCCTGCAATGGCTCCCGCGGTTCCAAACCTTCGGCCCGTTAGAACTAAAATTGAAAACCCCGTTCCGGTTGTAAGTTCGCCGAAAGAAACGGTTACTGAGCATTTTGGTGAGCCTATTGATCCGACAATTATCAAGCAAACAGACTATCCGGGTCAACCCATTTACTATGTACGCCGGACATCCTCGCCAGTACCAATGCAGGAAATGCCAGTTTATTATATGCAGCCTGGCCCCCCGGGTTCAATGCCCCAAGAAAATATTCCAGTTCAAAATGTGCATATTCGGGGTCAATATGGTCAACAGTTTATGGCACCTCCGAGTCAAATGATTCACACTCAAATGCAGAATATGGGTCAAGTGTACTCGGGTATGAGGCCCGTTTCAGGTGGGGAGTCATATGATATGTCAGGTAGAATCCTTGCTGGCCAAGGTCAGCCCGTTCATTATGGACCCCGATATGTTGGAGTTCAAGGATATCCAGGTATGGTTTTATCGGGTACCGAAGAAATAAAGCAACCCGGACCTGAAATCAAGATGGGCAGGCCTCCTCAATGA